One stretch of Arachis duranensis cultivar V14167 chromosome 1, aradu.V14167.gnm2.J7QH, whole genome shotgun sequence DNA includes these proteins:
- the LOC107481717 gene encoding uncharacterized mitochondrial protein AtMg00810-like, with amino-acid sequence MEANIKLRAKEGDKVEDASAYRRLIGRLMYLTIFRPDITFAVTKLAQFMSDPRVSHHNAVHQILRYLKEAPNQGILLSSNSKFNLSIYIDADWESCLDTRRFTTGYCTFLGDSLIS; translated from the coding sequence ATGGAAGCAAACATTAAATTGAGGGCCAAAGAAGGTGACAAGGTTGAAGATGCATCAGCCTATCGAAGATTGATTGGACGACTCATGTATCTCACAATCTTCAGACCAGACATAACATTTGCAGTGACAAAACTAGCCCAGTTTATGTCTGACCCAAGAGTTTCACACCACAATGCAGTTCACCAAATCTtaagatatctcaaagaagcACCGAATCAAGGTATTCTTTTATCCTCAAACTCGAAGTTCAACTTGTCAATCTACATTGATGCAGATTGGGAGAGCTGCCTCGATACTAGGAGGTTTACTACCGGCTACTGCACTTTCTTGGGGGATTCCTTAATTTCGTGA
- the LOC127747692 gene encoding uncharacterized protein LOC127747692: protein MADPFFLAPANQPNLVLVTQQLTEENYHSWSRAMKKALNAKRKLGFVTGTVPRPDPALDPEQFETWQCINDVVSTWILNSVSKEIASSLVYADSAEELWNDLTERFQHGNGPRNFEIKRELMNLRQGALTVS, encoded by the coding sequence ATGGCGGACCCTTTCTTTCTCGCTCCGGCTAATCAACCGAACTTGGTGTTAGTAACACAGCAACTTACGGAGGAGAACTATCATTCTTGGAGCCGTGCCATGAAGAAAGCCCTAAATGCGAAACGCAAACTCGGTTTCGTTACTGGAACCGTTCCCCGACCTGATCCTGCGCTCGATCCAGAGCAATTTGAGACTTGGCAATGTATCAATGATGTGGTAAGTACCTGGATTTTGAATTCTGTGTCCAAAGAAATTGCTTCCTCGCTAGTGTATGCTGATTCTGCTGAAGAGCTTTGGAATGATCTTACAGAAAGATTCCAACATGGAAATGGCcctcgaaattttgaaataaaaagggAATTGATGAATTTACGTCAAGGTGCCCTAACAGTCTCGTAA